A genomic stretch from Sinorhizobium terangae includes:
- a CDS encoding endonuclease/exonuclease/phosphatase family protein, which yields MSLRLATFNIENLMSRFDFSGFRNQLKQDRVLRLFDVRSEAEYQRLEEARTIAHTDDTRQMSALAIADCDADILCLQEADNMAALQAFEYGYLFRMVGNGYRQKYLIEGNDSRGIDVAVLMREETRDGQPIECLDVKSHAGLTYADLDLFNDELAQTNRPGDRIFKRDCLEVDLRIGGRPLTLYVVHFKSMGPAREGLDGRQATMPLRVAEAKAVRHIIESRFGRGRTADKTFAICGDMNDYQEKVEIRGDRRNGYEFVPSEEETSALDILSLDGFVENPMLRRPVLDRWTLFHSRGPQERHLCQLDYIWLSPALNSRNASRTPEIIRAGQPFRTIFPEGQEVERYPRTGWDRPKASDHCPIVMTLDI from the coding sequence ATGTCGCTTCGCCTTGCCACCTTCAATATTGAAAACCTCATGAGCCGCTTCGATTTTTCCGGCTTTCGCAATCAGTTGAAACAGGATCGGGTGCTGCGGCTTTTCGACGTCCGCAGCGAGGCGGAGTATCAGCGGCTGGAGGAGGCGCGCACGATCGCGCATACGGACGACACGCGGCAGATGTCGGCGCTGGCGATCGCTGATTGCGACGCGGATATCCTCTGCCTGCAGGAAGCCGACAACATGGCTGCGCTGCAGGCCTTCGAATACGGTTATCTCTTCCGCATGGTCGGCAATGGCTATCGACAGAAATACCTGATCGAGGGCAACGATTCACGGGGCATCGATGTGGCCGTGCTGATGCGCGAGGAGACCCGCGACGGCCAGCCGATCGAGTGCCTCGACGTCAAGAGCCATGCGGGGCTCACCTATGCCGACCTCGACCTTTTCAACGACGAGCTGGCGCAGACCAACCGGCCGGGCGACCGCATTTTCAAGCGCGACTGCCTGGAGGTGGACTTGAGGATCGGCGGCCGGCCGCTGACGCTTTATGTCGTGCACTTCAAGTCGATGGGGCCGGCACGGGAGGGGCTCGACGGCCGACAGGCGACGATGCCGCTCCGCGTCGCCGAAGCCAAGGCCGTGCGCCACATCATCGAAAGCCGCTTCGGGCGGGGCCGCACCGCCGACAAGACGTTTGCGATTTGCGGCGACATGAACGACTACCAGGAGAAGGTGGAGATCCGCGGCGACCGGCGCAACGGCTACGAATTCGTGCCGAGCGAGGAGGAGACCAGCGCACTCGACATTCTTTCGCTCGACGGTTTCGTCGAAAACCCGATGCTGCGCCGGCCGGTGCTCGACCGCTGGACGCTGTTCCACAGCCGCGGGCCACAGGAGCGGCATCTCTGCCAGCTCGACTATATTTGGCTGTCACCGGCGCTCAACAGCCGCAATGCCAGTCGGACGCCGGAGATCATCCGCGCCGGCCAGCCATTCCGCACCATCTTTCCGGAAGGGCAGGAGGTGGAGCGCTACCCGCGCACCGGTTGGGACCGGCCGAAGGCCTCCGACCATTGCCCCATCGTGATGACACTGGATATCTGA
- a CDS encoding ketopantoate reductase family protein, producing the protein MRIAVMGSGGIGGYIGLRLAKAGEDVTFIARGEHLYAMRSRGLRLESPLGNVSLSNVKATDDPAEVGVVDLVIFAVKLYDSEEAGAAIAPMVGPKTTVLTLQNGVDGVDILARFVPSSQVVAGAIYMSTYLEEPGLIRQTSGMTQMTVGGRSDLMVAAFREACARAEGISLQVVDDVEPVLWMKFVTLAAFSGGTSLMRSGIGAIIADPEGRKFMEQLRDEGMAIAAAKGHPMPEGYVQQAMSLWQMLPPETQSSMANDLQRGKRIELEWLSGRMHALGQELGVPTPGHTAVYRALHLYANGAPAR; encoded by the coding sequence ATGCGGATCGCGGTGATGGGTTCGGGCGGGATCGGGGGCTATATCGGCCTCAGGCTCGCGAAAGCGGGCGAAGACGTCACCTTCATCGCGCGCGGCGAGCATCTTTACGCGATGCGCAGCCGTGGGCTCCGGCTCGAAAGCCCGCTCGGCAATGTGAGCCTGTCGAATGTCAAGGCTACCGACGATCCCGCCGAGGTCGGTGTCGTCGATCTCGTGATCTTCGCGGTCAAGCTTTACGACAGCGAGGAAGCGGGGGCCGCGATCGCCCCGATGGTCGGGCCGAAGACGACCGTCTTGACGTTGCAGAACGGCGTCGACGGTGTCGATATCCTCGCGCGTTTCGTACCAAGCTCGCAGGTCGTGGCCGGCGCCATCTACATGTCCACCTATCTGGAAGAGCCCGGTCTGATCAGGCAGACAAGCGGGATGACGCAGATGACGGTCGGCGGGCGCAGCGATCTGATGGTTGCCGCCTTCCGCGAGGCCTGTGCGCGGGCCGAGGGAATCTCCCTCCAGGTGGTCGACGATGTCGAGCCGGTGCTGTGGATGAAGTTCGTGACTCTTGCGGCCTTTTCCGGCGGCACCAGCCTGATGCGCTCCGGCATCGGGGCGATCATCGCCGATCCGGAAGGCCGGAAGTTCATGGAGCAATTGCGCGACGAAGGCATGGCGATCGCCGCGGCCAAGGGTCACCCGATGCCGGAGGGCTATGTGCAGCAGGCCATGTCGCTTTGGCAGATGCTGCCGCCGGAAACGCAATCTTCCATGGCCAACGACCTTCAGCGCGGCAAGCGGATCGAGCTCGAATGGCTATCGGGGCGGATGCACGCCCTCGGACAGGAACTCGGCGTGCCGACCCCGGGGCACACGGCGGTCTACCGGGCGCTTCATCTTTACGCGAACGGCGCGCCGGCGCGGTGA
- a CDS encoding SDR family NAD(P)-dependent oxidoreductase → MANELKHAPDFSLKGKVTFVTGASRGIGRACALACAAAGSDIVLGLRDIAASAELIGEVQEMGRKVLPVQLDLSKRADIETSVAEAIAMFERIDVLVNNVGVAPGNLAEDVVVADLDEILNVNVKGTFLMTQAVGRQMIAQKAGRIISISSQAGTVTLRREAIYCMSKAAINHLSRCLAAEWARYGITVNTVAPTFIWTDGTKPALSDKDFYERTLAHIPLGRIGDTDDVVGAVVFLASPAASLITGLNLLVDGGWSVA, encoded by the coding sequence GTGGCAAACGAACTCAAGCATGCGCCGGATTTCAGCCTCAAGGGCAAGGTGACCTTTGTGACGGGCGCCTCGCGCGGGATCGGCCGCGCCTGCGCGCTGGCCTGCGCGGCCGCCGGCTCGGACATCGTGCTCGGCCTGCGCGACATCGCGGCGTCCGCGGAACTGATCGGCGAAGTCCAGGAGATGGGACGGAAAGTTCTTCCCGTGCAGCTCGATCTTTCGAAACGCGCCGACATCGAGACATCGGTTGCTGAGGCGATCGCGATGTTCGAGCGGATCGACGTGCTCGTCAACAATGTCGGGGTCGCGCCCGGCAATCTCGCGGAGGACGTCGTCGTGGCGGATCTCGACGAAATTCTGAACGTCAACGTCAAGGGCACGTTCCTGATGACGCAGGCGGTCGGCCGGCAGATGATCGCGCAGAAGGCAGGCCGCATCATCAGCATCAGCTCGCAGGCGGGCACCGTGACGCTGCGCAGGGAGGCGATCTATTGCATGAGCAAGGCGGCGATCAACCATCTCTCCCGCTGTCTCGCCGCCGAATGGGCGCGCTACGGCATCACTGTCAACACCGTCGCCCCGACCTTCATCTGGACCGACGGGACGAAGCCGGCGCTTTCCGACAAGGACTTCTACGAACGCACGCTCGCACACATTCCGCTCGGCCGGATCGGCGACACCGATGACGTCGTCGGCGCCGTCGTCTTCCTGGCCTCGCCAGCCGCATCGCTGATCACGGGCTTGAATCTCCTTGTCGATGGCGGCTGGTCGGTTGCCTGA